The genomic region CCCGCGCCCATATCCTCAGCCGGATTTTCCCCTATTCCAAAACCTACCTGCGTCTAGGGCTGCCGCCCTCCGATGGCTGGGACCGGGTAAAGGCCGCCCTATGAGCACCGCCACCCTGCTGGTTGCAGCCCTACTGCTGGATGCCGTTCTGGGAGAACCAAAATGGCTGTGGTCGCGGCTGCCGCATCCGGCGGTGCTGATGGGGAAACTGGTGAATGCCCTGGATCAGAGCCTGAACAGGGGCGATTTTCGCCGCCTCAAGGGCGGGCTTACCGCCGCCATCCTGATCGTGATCGCTCTGCTCCTTGGCTGGCTGCTGTCGCTTCTGGGCCCGGTGGCTGAGATCATTTGCGCCGCCATTCTGATCGCCCAACGCTCGCTGGTTGATCACGTCGGCGCCGTTGCCTCGGGCCTGCGCCGATCACTGGCTGATGGCCAAAGTGCGGTGGCGATGATCGTCAGTCGTGACACTGGAACGATGACCGGTCCACAGGTCGCCCGCTCGGCCATCGAAAGCGGCGCCGAGAACTTCTCTGATGGGGTCATCGCCCCCGCCTTTTGGTTTCTGGTTGCCGGGTTGCCGGGGCTGCTGGCCTATAAGATGATCAACACCGCCGACAGCATGATTGGCTATCGCAATCACCGTTACGAGGAATTTGGCAAGGTCTCTGCCCGCACCGATGACCTGCTGAACCTGATCCCTGCCCGGCTGACCGGTCTGCTGATTGCCGTCATCAGCGGCCAGTTGCGCCATTGCCGCGCCATCGTCAGCGACGCCAAAGGCCACCGTTCGCCCAATGCAGGCTGGCCCGAGGCGGCCATGGCGCGCGCCTTGAACCTGGCGCTGTCGGGGCCACGCTCTTATGACGGGCAGATGCGGGAATTTCCTTGGGTCAATGGCACGGCAAACAAAGCCATCGGCGCCCATGACATCGACGCCTGCAGCGCCCGACTTTGGCAGGTCTGGGGCCTTGTGCTGACCATGACGGTTGCCTTGGTCCTGCTGTTCTAGCTAACAAGGGGCAGCCTTTTCATTATGGATTGCCATTTCATGCGCCTTTTGCCCCTTGCCCTTGTTGCCTGCCTGTTGCCCGCCGCTGCCTTTGCCCAATGCGGCGGCAGTTTCTCGGGGTTTGTCAAAGACCTGAAACGAGAGGCCATCAGTAGCGGCCACAGTGCCGCCAGCACCAAGGCCTTTTTCAAATCCGTCAAACAAGACCCCAAAGTGCTGCGCGCAGATCGCGCCCAAGGGATTTTCCAGAAACCCTTTATCGAGTTCAGCCGCCACCTGATTTCACAGAACCGGGTGGACCGTGGCCGTTCAATGGCCAAAAAATACGACGCCACCTTTGATCGGATTGAGGCTGCCTATGGCATTGACCGGGGCGTGCTGCTGGCGTTCTGGGCTTTTGAAACCGACTATGGCGCCTTTCAGGGCGATTTCAACACCCTGAACGCACTGGTGACCCTGTCGCATGATTGTCGCCGCCCGGAGCTGTTCCGCCCGCAAATTTTTGCCGCGCTGGAGCTTTATGAGCAGGGCGGTTTTGATCCGCGCAAAACCACTGGCGCCTGGGCCGGTGAAATCGGCATGGTGCAGATGCTGCCCCGCGACATTCTGCAAAACGGGGTGGATGGTGACGGCGACGGTAAGGTCAGCCTGAAAACCTCGGCCCCGGATGCGCTGATGTCGGGCGGCAATATGCTGTCGCATCTGGGCTGGACCCCGGGCCAACCCTGGCTGCAAGAGGTGACGATCCCGCGCGGGTTGGATCTTACAAAAACAGGCCCTTCGCAAAAGAATTCAGTCTCTAACTGGGCCAGAATGGGCGTTCAGCCCCGCTCAGGCACCCTCGCCAGCGGCAGCCTGCAGGCATCGCTGCTGCTGCCACAGGGTCACAAAGGGCCGGCCTTTCTCGCCTACCCGAATTTCGACGTCTATTTTGAGTGGAACCAGAGCTTTACCTATGTGCTAACCGCCGCCTATTTCGCCACCCGACTGGAAGGCGCCAGTGTCTACAGGGCCGACAACCCCGATCAGGGTCTTGACGGTGGCCAGATGAAGCAACTGCAAAAGAAATTGCAGGCGCGGGGCCATGATGTGGGTGAGGTCGACGGGATTTTAGGCTCTAAAACCCGCATTGCGGTGCAGGCTGAGCAACAACGCCTTGGCCTGCCGGCTGATGCCTGGCCAACGCCCGCCCTGTTGAACAGGCTCTGATCAGCGCCAAGGCGGGGGAGGTGTCCCCCGCCCGGTCAGGCTCACCAGTCGATGAAGGCTTCGAACTCGGCTTCGGCTTTGGTCCATTTGCTGACCAGCACCGCAAAATCATCGGCGTCGATGCCCGCATTGCCAAGGTACAGATCATGCTCGATCCGGGCGGATCCGCTGTCAGAGATATAGGCGCGGGAAAAACGATTGTCGGCGTTCCAGCTGTTGACCTTGGATTTGCGCACGCTGCCTTCGGTCTTATACCCCGAGAAGAACTGGATTGATTTGCAATCCGCATTGTCGGTGCAATCATAGAAATACA from Parasedimentitalea psychrophila harbors:
- the cbiB gene encoding adenosylcobinamide-phosphate synthase CbiB, with product MSTATLLVAALLLDAVLGEPKWLWSRLPHPAVLMGKLVNALDQSLNRGDFRRLKGGLTAAILIVIALLLGWLLSLLGPVAEIICAAILIAQRSLVDHVGAVASGLRRSLADGQSAVAMIVSRDTGTMTGPQVARSAIESGAENFSDGVIAPAFWFLVAGLPGLLAYKMINTADSMIGYRNHRYEEFGKVSARTDDLLNLIPARLTGLLIAVISGQLRHCRAIVSDAKGHRSPNAGWPEAAMARALNLALSGPRSYDGQMREFPWVNGTANKAIGAHDIDACSARLWQVWGLVLTMTVALVLLF
- a CDS encoding lytic murein transglycosylase, which produces MRLLPLALVACLLPAAAFAQCGGSFSGFVKDLKREAISSGHSAASTKAFFKSVKQDPKVLRADRAQGIFQKPFIEFSRHLISQNRVDRGRSMAKKYDATFDRIEAAYGIDRGVLLAFWAFETDYGAFQGDFNTLNALVTLSHDCRRPELFRPQIFAALELYEQGGFDPRKTTGAWAGEIGMVQMLPRDILQNGVDGDGDGKVSLKTSAPDALMSGGNMLSHLGWTPGQPWLQEVTIPRGLDLTKTGPSQKNSVSNWARMGVQPRSGTLASGSLQASLLLPQGHKGPAFLAYPNFDVYFEWNQSFTYVLTAAYFATRLEGASVYRADNPDQGLDGGQMKQLQKKLQARGHDVGEVDGILGSKTRIAVQAEQQRLGLPADAWPTPALLNRL
- a CDS encoding YbjN domain-containing protein, whose translation is MKNIAKLAVVAALSLPSLASAEMLVATDPDTLLAFFVEEGGDVERTVDNAGDPKLKIEYYGSDFVLYFYDCTDNADCKSIQFFSGYKTEGSVRKSKVNSWNADNRFSRAYISDSGSARIEHDLYLGNAGIDADDFAVLVSKWTKAEAEFEAFIDW